The Budorcas taxicolor isolate Tak-1 chromosome 25, Takin1.1, whole genome shotgun sequence genome includes a region encoding these proteins:
- the LOC128068944 gene encoding pregnancy-associated glycoprotein 4-like — MLRTQTSLSTWRQERSMKWLVLFGLVAFSECIVKVPLRRVKTMRKTLSGKNMLNDVLKEYPYRLPQISFHGSNVTIHPLRNMRDIFYVGNITIGTPPQEFQVIFDTASSDLWVPSIYCNSSTCSTRVRFRHRQSSTFRRANKTFGIVYGSGKVKGVVVHDTVRIGDLVSTDQPFGLSVLESGFEHRKFDGVLGLNYPNLSFCKTIPIFDKLKNEGAISEPVFAFYLSKDEQEGSVVMFGGVDHSYYKGELNWIPLIQAGDWSVHMDRITMKREVIACLDGCMAIVDTGSSYIQGPGRLVDNIQKLIGTMPQGSMHYVSCSAVNTLPSIIFTINGINYPVPGRAYILKDSRGYCYTNFKEKTLRRSTETWVLGEPFLRLYFSVFDRGNDRIGLAQAV; from the exons ATGCTAAGAACTCAAACTTCCCTGAGTACTTGGAGGCAGGAGAGAAGCATGAAGTGGCTTGTGCTCTTTGGGCTGGTGGCCTTCTCAGAGTGCATAGTCAA AGTACCTCTAAGGAGAGTGAAGACCATGAGAAAAACCCTCAGTGGAAAAAACATGCTGAACGATGTCTTGAAGGAGTATCCTTACAGACTGCCCCAGATTTCTTTTCATGGTTCAAATGTAACTATTCACCCATTGAGAAACATGAGAGAT ATATTCTACGTGGGTAACATCACCATTGGAACACCTCCTCAGGAATTCCAGGTTATCTTTGACACAGCTTCCTCTGACTTGTGGGTGCCCTCCATCTATTGCAACAGCTCAACCTGTT CTACACGTGTTAGGTTCAGACATCGCCAGTCTTCCACCTTCCGGCGTGCCAATAAGACGTTCGGGATCGTGTATGGATCTGGGAAAGTGAAAGGAGTTGTTGTTCATGACACAGTTCGG ATTGGGGACCTTGTAAGTACTGACCAGCCATTCGGTCTAAGCGTGTTGGAATCTGGTTTTGAGCACAGAAAATTTGATGGTGTCTTGGGCTTGAACTACCCCAACCTATCCTTCTGCAAAACCATCCCCATCTTTGACAAGCTGAAGAATGAAGGTGccatttctgagcctgtttttgcCTTCTACTTGAGCAA AGATGAGCAGGAGGGCAGTGTGGTGATGTTTGGTGGTGTGGACCACAGCTACTACAAGGGAGAGCTCAACTGGATACCATTGATCCAAGCAGGCGACTGGAGTGTACACATGGACCG CATCACCATGAAAAGAGAGGTTATTGCTTGTTTGGATGGCTGCATGGCCATTGTGGACACCGGGTCATCATATATCCAAGGCCCAGGAAGACTGGTCGATAACATACAGAAGCTGATAGGCACCATGCCACAGGGATCCATG CACTACGTTTCATGTTCTGCAGTCAATACTCTGCCCTCTATTATCTTCACCATCAATGGCATCAACTACCCAGTGCCAGGTCGAGCCTACATACTCAAG GATTCTAGAGGCTACTGCTATACCAACTTTAAAGAGAAAACTCTGAGGAGATCTACAGAGACCTGGGTCCTGGGTGAACCCTTCCTGAGGCTGTATTTCTCAGTTTTTGATCGAGGAAATGACAGGATTGGCCTGGCACAGGCAGTGTAA